Proteins from one Rhodanobacteraceae bacterium genomic window:
- a CDS encoding Hsp70 family protein, producing the protein MPASFHGAQRTATLESADAVFNGGQEVRLLDEPYAAVLDLLHRDPDIAGEHLAAGATWLVFDFGGGTCDVALFTLQASETAALAPRLLATSRYHRIGGGDIDRAIVHGHLIPTLLERYRLSRTAVSFADKRRRFEPVLLPVAEQLKRALCQRLRAQIEEGDATSAVEVVSAGDHCIEWNERELFLSDARLDQATFEKLLRPFLEPHPNKTASDEYVERDSVFRPIHQVLARAGLPPESIDLVVLAGSSSRIPQVQTALQGCFSEADVVELGDDLDVQGAIARGAALQALAIAATGKPLIAPASSAELGLRTRQGLVTLVKAGAARQWTPINPCACTRQRLSRIDRWIWPSR; encoded by the coding sequence GTGCCGGCTTCGTTCCATGGCGCGCAGCGCACCGCGACCCTGGAATCCGCCGACGCCGTGTTCAACGGCGGACAGGAAGTGCGGCTGTTGGATGAGCCATACGCCGCCGTGCTCGACCTGCTGCACCGCGATCCAGACATCGCTGGTGAGCATCTGGCGGCTGGCGCGACCTGGCTGGTGTTCGATTTCGGCGGCGGCACCTGCGATGTCGCGTTGTTCACCTTGCAGGCTTCGGAGACTGCGGCCTTGGCGCCGCGTCTGCTGGCGACCAGCCGCTACCACCGCATCGGCGGCGGCGACATCGACCGTGCCATCGTCCACGGGCACCTGATTCCGACGCTGCTGGAGCGCTATCGACTGTCGCGCACGGCGGTTTCGTTCGCCGACAAGCGCAGGCGCTTCGAACCGGTGTTGCTGCCGGTGGCCGAGCAACTGAAGCGTGCCTTGTGCCAGCGTTTGCGCGCGCAAATCGAGGAAGGCGATGCCACCAGCGCAGTTGAGGTGGTATCAGCGGGCGACCACTGCATTGAGTGGAACGAGCGCGAGCTGTTCCTCAGCGACGCGCGCCTCGACCAGGCGACGTTCGAGAAGCTGCTGCGCCCGTTCCTCGAACCGCATCCCAACAAAACGGCGTCAGACGAGTATGTCGAGCGCGACTCGGTGTTCCGACCGATTCATCAGGTTCTGGCGCGCGCCGGGCTGCCGCCCGAGTCCATCGATCTGGTGGTGCTGGCCGGCTCCAGCAGCCGCATTCCGCAGGTGCAAACGGCCTTGCAGGGTTGCTTCAGCGAGGCCGATGTCGTCGAGCTGGGCGATGACCTCGATGTGCAGGGAGCCATTGCGCGCGGCGCAGCATTGCAGGCGCTCGCCATCGCGGCCACCGGCAAGCCGCTCATCGCCCCTGCGAGCAGCGCCGAACTTGGCCTGCGCACGCGTCAGGGGCTGGTCACCTTAGTGAAGGCCGGCGCCGCGCGCCAGTGGACGCCGATCAACCCCTGCGCGTGTACGCGCCAGCGACTGTCGCGGATCGACCGATGGATCTGGCCATCGAGGTGA